The Bacteroidota bacterium genome has a window encoding:
- a CDS encoding GHKL domain-containing protein produces the protein MLTNYFTYYKVWINLIANAIKYSTKKADPQIEIGSDKEENRIIYYVKDNEAGFDIAYANKLFGIFQRSHSSEEFEGTGIGLAIIQRIITKHVGKAWAEGEIDKGATFYFTLPVIQ, from the coding sequence ATTTTAACTAATTATTTTACCTACTACAAAGTATGGATCAATTTAATAGCAAATGCAATAAAATATTCGACAAAAAAAGCTGATCCTCAGATAGAAATAGGTTCCGACAAAGAAGAAAACCGGATCATTTATTATGTGAAAGATAATGAAGCTGGATTCGACATAGCCTATGCAAACAAGCTCTTCGGTATATTTCAACGATCACACAGCTCTGAAGAATTTGAAGGCACAGGTATTGGCCTTGCAATCATTCAGCGTATAATAACCAAACATGTAGGTAAAGCATGGGCAGAGGGGGAAATTGACAAAGGAGCAACTTTTTATTTTACATTACCGGTCATTCAGTAA
- a CDS encoding STAS/SEC14 domain-containing protein, with translation MGQREPKGAIYTEIFTTWLDESGICRTVVKKNGVIGLTDAQENTIVVGKVSGDKLRPLLVDLRKIKSIDKPARDHFAMHGRQPGVCAIGMLIRTPLSKVIGNFFLGINKPVVPTQLFNSEAAALEWLKKFIIKS, from the coding sequence ATGGGACAACGTGAACCCAAGGGAGCGATTTATACTGAAATTTTTACTACATGGCTGGACGAATCCGGCATTTGCAGAACTGTGGTTAAAAAAAACGGAGTGATAGGATTGACAGATGCACAGGAGAATACCATTGTTGTCGGAAAAGTTTCCGGTGATAAATTAAGGCCATTACTCGTTGATCTTCGGAAAATAAAGTCTATCGATAAGCCAGCCCGCGATCACTTTGCTATGCATGGCAGGCAGCCGGGAGTATGCGCTATAGGCATGTTGATCAGAACACCTTTAAGTAAAGTCATTGGAAATTTTTTTCTTGGAATAAATAAGCCGGTGGTTCCCACCCAGCTGTTTAATTCGGAAGCAGCAGCATTGGAGTGGTTGAAAAAATTTATTATAAAATCATAA
- a CDS encoding sensor histidine kinase → MSRKRDGVYSKVCRMIGVPVNKKEKDKEAFMIRALTKIEKEFKQNKTAQRKTNKRINNILNVVEAYAKLQFDRKSFVGTSGDDFDALATGINMLGEELQSSTVSLKEKEVLFREVHHRVKNNLQIISSLLSLQMDGLSDKNSINFFADNTRRIRSMALVHETLYQSKDISGVDFACYLKALVLSVKDSYKNEKPIRVLLEAESHHLKIDTAIPCGLIINELITNSYKYAFDGKEDGEILLKFTKENVKGKPGNYKLNIRDNGIGLSRKFDINKSTTLGLQLVSMLTEQLDGTFSLESNKGVSFTIDFPG, encoded by the coding sequence ATGAGCCGGAAGAGGGATGGAGTTTACAGTAAAGTATGCAGGATGATCGGAGTTCCTGTCAATAAGAAAGAAAAAGACAAGGAAGCCTTCATGATCAGGGCATTGACTAAAATTGAAAAAGAGTTTAAACAGAATAAAACGGCCCAGCGGAAAACAAATAAGCGGATCAATAACATTTTGAATGTGGTTGAAGCCTATGCAAAGCTTCAATTCGATAGAAAATCTTTTGTCGGAACTTCAGGTGATGATTTTGATGCACTTGCCACAGGTATAAATATGCTGGGGGAGGAATTGCAGTCATCCACAGTGTCACTTAAGGAAAAAGAAGTGCTGTTCAGGGAAGTGCACCACCGGGTTAAGAATAACCTGCAGATCATTTCCAGCCTTCTGAGCCTGCAAATGGATGGGCTTTCCGATAAAAACTCTATAAATTTTTTCGCCGATAATACGCGGAGGATAAGATCAATGGCATTGGTCCATGAAACGCTTTATCAGTCTAAAGATATTTCGGGAGTGGACTTTGCCTGTTATTTGAAGGCTCTTGTCTTATCGGTCAAAGACTCTTATAAAAATGAAAAACCTATACGTGTGCTTCTGGAGGCGGAATCACATCATTTAAAAATTGACACAGCCATTCCCTGTGGACTTATTATCAATGAGCTTATCACCAATAGCTATAAGTATGCTTTTGATGGAAAGGAAGATGGAGAAATTCTTTTAAAGTTTACAAAGGAGAACGTGAAAGGGAAGCCCGGAAACTATAAACTAAATATCAGAGACAATGGGATTGGTCTGTCGAGGAAATTTGATATAAATAAATCTACAACACTTGGTTTGCAATTGGTTTCTATGCTCACGGAGCAACTGGATGGGACATTTTCGCTGGAGAGCAATAAAGGGGTTTCATTTACAATTGATTTTCCGGGGTAG